A window of the Gemmatirosa kalamazoonensis genome harbors these coding sequences:
- the trpE gene encoding anthranilate synthase component I: MASFDEFRARAARGGLVPVWADCLLDTDTPVSAFAKLRRGPFAFLLESAPAGGETWARYTYLGTEPRAAWRLIGGVVEDWTPDAGWHARRTPSDPLADLQSLVNARRPVDVPELGPFWSGAVGYFSYDVVRYIERLPHAPPDTLGVPDALFVFTDALVVIDNLLSQARVVVGVPVDERLDDDALRAQWDAAQRTIADVMARLRTAQALPALVLDPTAPPAVGESNYGREKFERDVERIKEYIRAGDCFQALLARRIRVPLDFPSDTLYRALRAINPSPYMFHLVLDGVELVGCSPELLVRVGKRRVVVRPIAGTRPRGATADEDARLSDELLADEKERAEHVMLVDLGRNDVGRVAKYGTVEVTSLMHIERYSHVLHIVSQVEGELAGDASAIDVFRATFPAGTMTGAPKVRAMEIIDELEPERRGPYAGAVGYIAAGDERMDLAITIRTCVIADGVANVQAGAGIVYDSDPAREWEETENKARAMLTAIGRVRAGAQEGRRAREG; this comes from the coding sequence ATGGCATCCTTCGACGAATTCCGCGCGCGCGCCGCCCGGGGCGGCCTCGTGCCCGTATGGGCCGACTGCCTCCTCGACACGGACACGCCGGTGAGCGCGTTCGCGAAGCTGCGGCGCGGGCCGTTCGCCTTCCTGCTCGAGAGCGCACCGGCGGGCGGCGAGACGTGGGCGCGCTACACGTATCTCGGCACGGAGCCGCGCGCGGCGTGGCGGCTGATCGGCGGCGTGGTGGAGGACTGGACGCCCGATGCGGGCTGGCACGCGCGGCGCACGCCGTCGGATCCGCTCGCCGACCTGCAGTCGCTCGTCAACGCGCGGCGGCCCGTCGACGTGCCGGAGCTCGGGCCGTTCTGGAGCGGCGCGGTGGGCTACTTCAGCTACGACGTGGTGCGCTACATCGAGCGGCTGCCGCACGCGCCGCCCGACACGCTCGGCGTGCCCGACGCGCTGTTCGTGTTCACCGACGCGCTGGTGGTGATCGACAACCTGCTCTCGCAGGCGCGCGTGGTCGTGGGGGTGCCGGTGGACGAGCGGCTCGACGACGACGCGCTGCGCGCGCAGTGGGACGCCGCGCAGCGCACGATCGCCGACGTCATGGCGCGGCTCCGTACCGCGCAGGCGCTGCCGGCGCTCGTGCTCGACCCGACGGCGCCCCCGGCGGTGGGCGAGTCGAACTACGGGCGCGAGAAGTTCGAGCGCGACGTGGAGCGCATCAAGGAGTACATCCGCGCGGGCGACTGCTTCCAGGCGCTGCTCGCGCGGCGGATCCGCGTGCCGCTCGACTTCCCGAGCGACACGCTGTACCGCGCGCTGCGGGCGATCAACCCGTCGCCGTACATGTTCCACCTCGTGCTCGACGGCGTGGAGCTCGTGGGATGCTCGCCGGAGCTGCTCGTGCGCGTCGGCAAGCGCCGCGTCGTCGTTAGGCCGATCGCCGGCACGCGTCCACGCGGCGCGACGGCGGACGAGGACGCCCGGCTCTCCGACGAGCTGCTCGCCGACGAGAAGGAGCGCGCCGAGCACGTGATGCTCGTGGACCTCGGGCGGAACGACGTGGGACGCGTGGCGAAGTACGGCACGGTGGAGGTGACGAGCCTCATGCACATCGAGCGGTACTCGCACGTGCTCCACATCGTGAGCCAGGTGGAGGGCGAGCTGGCCGGCGACGCGTCGGCGATCGACGTGTTCCGCGCGACGTTTCCCGCGGGCACGATGACCGGTGCACCGAAGGTGCGCGCGATGGAGATCATCGACGAGCTGGAGCCGGAGCGGCGCGGGCCGTACGCGGGCGCTGTGGGGTACATCGCCGCCGGCGACGAGCGGATGGATCTCGCGATCACGATCCGCACGTGCGTGATCGCCGACGGCGTGGCGAACGTGCAGGCGGGCGCCGGCATCGTCTACGACTCCGACCCGGCGCGCGAGTGGGAGGAGACGGAGAACAAGGCGCGGGCGATGCTCACGGCCATAGGCCGTGTGAGGGCAGGAGCGCAGGAGGGCAGGAGGGCACGAGAGGGCTAG